A genomic segment from Bacteroidia bacterium encodes:
- a CDS encoding HAD family hydrolase, whose product MQKNNKKFNAQAELKIVFLLSMKLRLVIFDLDGTLYNSTKSHELAMKNLFKHYKAQRKPSRKEIYAMVGEPPDSFLKWIKTFGIENDGKQILRTLGQLEIEAVKQVGKLYPNVMETLTWLKTHYFKIALCTNAPVNYWQTVLGHFNLLDYFDDVHSPTDKNHTKTFMVKSIIQKYTNLYAQVAAYMVGDRKHDIIAAKENQIPAVGALYGFGKEEVKGLADYLISDLLELQVIVSNS is encoded by the coding sequence ATGCAAAAAAATAATAAAAAATTCAATGCACAAGCAGAGTTAAAAATCGTATTTTTACTTTCTATGAAGCTCCGCTTAGTTATTTTTGACCTAGATGGTACTCTCTACAATTCAACCAAATCTCATGAACTTGCAATGAAAAACTTATTCAAACACTACAAAGCTCAAAGAAAACCGAGCCGCAAAGAAATTTATGCTATGGTCGGCGAACCGCCCGATAGCTTCTTAAAATGGATAAAAACCTTTGGCATAGAAAACGATGGAAAACAAATTTTGAGAACCCTGGGACAGCTAGAAATTGAAGCCGTCAAACAAGTAGGTAAGTTATACCCCAACGTGATGGAAACGCTAACTTGGCTAAAAACACATTACTTTAAAATAGCCTTATGCACTAACGCACCTGTAAACTATTGGCAAACAGTGCTAGGACATTTCAATCTTTTAGATTATTTTGACGACGTTCACTCCCCTACGGACAAAAACCACACTAAAACTTTCATGGTCAAGTCTATTATTCAAAAGTATACTAATTTGTACGCCCAAGTAGCGGCTTATATGGTCGGTGATAGAAAGCACGATATTATAGCAGCTAAGGAAAACCAGATACCAGCAGTTGGAGCGTTGTATGGCTTTGGTAAAGAAGAAGTTAAAGGTCTAGCAGATTATCTCATTTCGGACTTACTTGAACTACAAGTGATTGTTTCTAATTCCTGA
- a CDS encoding SUMF1/EgtB/PvdO family nonheme iron enzyme produces the protein MRRIIIIGSALALTLWFWGCGGGLTKYRNRGELTGILDRPDWDDPTPYGTVLVLGGQFHMGNNEQDVPSSLIAMARQVTVSSFYMDDTEITNNEYRQFIQLLHHGAGDPDASGLGDKMSELAQNSQDSIVIYKYKTTYPEFMGRFQGYVYKPIKEDEKELGTKEINCYPDTTCWERDFSYAFHDPMVENYFWHPAYDEYPVVGVNWYAAKVFCNWRTIHYNAYRRSRDRAPIPRFRLPTEAEWEYAARGGLDHKLYPWVQPYLRNEKGCFLANFKPNRGNYVDDYFEYTCNVDAYFPNEYGIYNVAGNVSEWCEDGFHETAYQLTHDHNPIYKNEKEARKVIRGGSWKDIAYFLSVGTRSYEFADTAKSFIGFRCVTSQLGRSLYGRTTVTY, from the coding sequence ATGAGGAGAATAATCATCATAGGATCAGCCTTAGCCTTGACCTTATGGTTTTGGGGTTGCGGTGGGGGGCTAACGAAGTACCGAAATCGTGGGGAATTAACTGGTATTTTGGATAGACCCGACTGGGATGACCCAACTCCATACGGTACAGTGTTAGTGCTGGGGGGGCAATTCCACATGGGAAATAATGAGCAAGATGTACCCAGTAGCTTAATAGCTATGGCAAGACAAGTAACCGTAAGTAGTTTTTATATGGATGACACTGAAATCACTAATAACGAGTATAGACAGTTTATTCAACTTTTACATCATGGTGCGGGCGATCCCGATGCATCAGGTTTAGGGGATAAAATGTCTGAATTAGCTCAGAACTCACAAGACTCAATCGTTATCTACAAGTATAAGACTACTTACCCTGAATTTATGGGCAGATTTCAGGGTTATGTTTACAAGCCTATTAAAGAAGATGAGAAAGAACTCGGTACAAAAGAGATTAACTGTTACCCCGATACTACTTGCTGGGAGAGAGACTTTTCTTATGCTTTTCACGATCCAATGGTAGAGAACTATTTTTGGCATCCTGCATACGATGAATATCCTGTGGTAGGTGTAAATTGGTACGCTGCAAAAGTATTTTGTAATTGGAGAACTATTCACTATAATGCATATAGAAGGTCTAGAGATAGGGCACCTATACCTCGTTTCCGTCTTCCTACCGAAGCGGAGTGGGAGTATGCAGCTCGTGGAGGGTTAGATCACAAGCTTTATCCTTGGGTTCAACCTTATCTTCGTAACGAAAAAGGATGTTTCTTGGCTAACTTTAAGCCTAACCGCGGAAACTATGTAGATGACTACTTTGAATACACTTGCAATGTAGATGCATATTTCCCTAATGAATATGGCATTTACAACGTAGCAGGTAATGTGTCCGAATGGTGTGAAGATGGATTCCACGAAACAGCTTACCAATTAACTCATGACCACAATCCTATATACAAGAATGAAAAAGAAGCACGCAAAGTTATTCGTGGAGGTTCATGGAAAGATATAGCTTATTTCCTAAGTGTAGGTACACGCAGTTATGAGTTTGCAGATACGGCAAAGTCTTTCATAGGATTCCGTTGTGTAACTTCACAGTTGGGTCGCTCACTATACGGTCGTACTACTGTAACATACTAG